The Alnus glutinosa chromosome 1, dhAlnGlut1.1, whole genome shotgun sequence region ATTCCGTCGAAAGAAGGACTGCCGGCCgccggagagagagatttgccggtgaagaaaacaaagagagagagaactgagaagagagagaagagagagaggggggtcTCGTAGAGGGAGAGGCACGTTTGGGATTCTAAAGGAAGAAACCgccggagagagagatttgccggtgaagaaaacaaagagagagagaactgagaagagagagaagagagagaggggggttTCGTAGAGGGAGAGACGTTTGGGATTCTAAAGgaagaaactaaaaaattaaaaattaaaattaaaatccacgtaggtTGAGTGGGATAGCAGTGGGATGCTGGTGtacaaaatagcatttctctttgcGATTTCTTCGTTTCCCGACGCGGGCGTCTCAATTAAGTCccaggaaaatatatatatatacccccaCAATCTGGTTGCAGCTATCGTGTGTGAATTTGTGAGAGTGGAGCACCCACTTTAGCTTAACATGAGGCGATTAGTCCCAGATCAGTTGGAATTCACTACTGCCGCCAACGAAGAGGGTGATCTCTGGAATCCCTCTCTAAATGATGGAGATGTGTCATTGCTTCCTGATCATCCTGGTGACCTCGAGACCAATCCTTGGCTTAATACTTCTTGTAATTCTTTCAGCACTGGAGCCTCTGAATCAGAGAGTTTTCAAGATAGTTTTGGAGTTCTGCCGGATGTTCTAGATCAGCTTCATCCAACAGTACCACTAGTGCAGGCCACGTCTAATGCTTTGACTGAGAGAGAGGTTTTGGATGCAGTGGTTGAGGGAAAATCAAGTGGGAAGAGAAGGAAAGCTGATGACTTGTTTTATCGAGGGGGTCAAAGCAAAGTAATTCAAACgaacaaattaaaagtttggacTGACATATCTAtgccatttttttcaaattatcattaaTATGTAggatttgaaatatatatatatatatatatgaatgaagaTGGAtgagagattaaaaaaaaatagcatatcTCTTTTTCTAACATGGGTACTTTTGTTCATTTTAATATTGCTTTAGGGAGGTGGTGTGGtgtctgaagaaatgaagacaGAGCAAGATGAGCGGCCCAAAAGAACGCGTTCTGCTAAAACACATAATATGTCTGAGAGGGTGATAAAGCAATGAACAAACTTTCTTTTCTTAATGTGTTATGTCAGTGGATCCAATCCCAGTAATTTGTTGTTCAGACGGCTAGTAATTCGAGCAGCAAACATGAACGTGAGGGAATTTTTATGAGAGAAAGGAGATGGACTGTGCAAAATTTATCCGAACAAATGGATTGCATTGGACTTTCTCATATTTATTGTTCGAAttaattgctagcaatttgatAGCAAAAATTCTGAATCTCTGTCAATTATGTTATACTTCCTGTCCGAATGGCCAGAATTTCTGTGACTTTGTATAATCAgctaaattatttttgtttcgaACAGAGGCGTAGGGACCGGATAAATGGGAAGATGAAAGCTTTGCAGGAGCTGATACCCAACTGTAACAAGGTCCCGATTACTTTTTCATGCTCTATGCTGTTTAGTTTTATAAAGATATGTTATTATGCAAAAGCAACGCTGCCTCTTAGCCTCTTTTGAAGTCTGGCACATGTATACTCTGTCTCCTTGCTTTTGCTATGGTAGTTAAATGCTGCAAAATACACGAGGTATTAAGAGTAGATTAAGTGATTGATCTTAGGGGGAACGTCATACAATCTATTAAGACATGCAAATTTCCTCTGGCTGGATtgacatgttattttaatttccAGCTTATTGTGTTTTTATAAATTAGTTCAGAGGATATTGAGGGGACATGTTACGAACTTAAGTTCGTAACGGGATAATTTAGGTTCTTAGAGCGACCTGTACCTTACAACGCAAGCGTTGATtttgattaattgtttttttctcttattcacAACATAACAACTTTTAAATAGAGAAACTATTACAAcgtttttaggaaaaattaggGCTGAGTCATCAATCAAGCGATTCTTATGAAAATACTCTTATAGAAATACATACCCAATATACGTCCCTAATATGACTAGAATTGACTTATTGTAACGTCACGGattcatattgggaagatgaggagTAACacacatagagtgggtggtttataaagataatcataagtgttaagtcctacattgcttagttattaggtgaaactgggctttatagtGGATTCTAAGTAGTGGTGAGCATGGGGCAAGGGGGTGGTTTTTCCCCCTTTTTGGCCCTGCCCGCATCCCTGCGGGGGGTGAAAATTGAACTCGCGAACCGTACGAAAAATGGAGAATTCGTGCAGGGTAGGGTGTTAAGAATCCTAGTCATGTTTACTAGGATTTTAAAGCTAAATGTTTACTAGGATTTTAGCTTTTAAATGATGAGAGACCATTCATTGTCACGTACCTAGAAAATGGTACGGTTAAGTCATATCTCGAAGAACAAAGCTCTTCACCATCAACAATCAACTTTGAATATTCCAAGACATCCCCATGAAACGTAGCTcctttcaatatattttcttcaACCATGACATCCTCATACTGCTTTGTTCCAATGAAGGAATTAAATAATGTAGCACCTGCTTATACACACAAATACCCATGAGGAACATAATCTGAACAAGGTTGCTTGCATTCCAAAGAAACAACTTGCACTTCATAACCATGATTGTGAGAATCATCTCCACATGGATGTGAACCATGATTGGCATTATTACTGCTTCGTTTTGGTGAAGTTGAATATGTTGTTTGACATGCCTCCACCAGTTGATCAAATCTGGAGTTCATGACAGTGAAGAGCTCTCGCATCGCTGAACCCTAACTTGACTCCAAACGATCAAGCCTTTGATCAAAATTATAAGATGGTGGTGAAGCCGTtactggctctgataccaagttgttaCAAACCTAAGTTCGTAACAGGATAATTTAGGTTCTTAAAGGGAACCTGGACCTCACAACGCAAACgctaattttgattaattattctcttctcttattcataACTCAACAACCTTTAAATTGAGAAATTATTACAATGTCCTTAAGAAAAATTAAGGCTGAGTCATCAATCAAGTAACTCTTATGAAAATACTCTTATAGAAATACATACCTAATATTACGTACCTAATATGACTAGAATTGACTTATACTACTTAACGTGAAAACAACGACTAACAAGGAAATAAAGAGTAcatagaaagaaataaaatagttGCTACTCTTAGGAGATATTTATTTTCCCAAATCAAGAAAGTATTGTAACAGGACACTCCATATTGATGGGCTAGAAGTTCTAATGAAATGTGATGTTCTTGCTAAAAGTTTTTACCCTTCTTAGTGCACTGGTTTCTCCACATACATAAGAGGACTGAATAAGTATTCAATGACATCAAAATGCCATATAAGTGTACTGTTGTCAATATATCTTCAAGGTTGTTTCATGCAGAAGTCAGATTAGCCTTTGAAGTATCTTATAAAATAGATTGCATTTGAGAGGTACTTTCAGCTTATAAATGTTCTTCAATAAATTCACCTTTCACTGAGATTGTTTTCTAATTATTGTACTgctttttaatcattttaataatCACTCAACCAAGAGcgctaatatatataatttcagtCAGACAGAGCTTCAATGCTGGATAAAGCCGTAGAGTATCTTAAAGCCTTAAAGCTTCATGTtcaagtactctctctctctctccccaccACACTGTGCATGACAATATTTCTTTCACCATCACTGTTTTCTTCTTGCATGTGTTCCTGAAAATTAGATGATGTCTACTGGTGGGGGAGCTCTGTGCCAAGTTCCATACATGTCACCAGCTGGGATCCAAAGCACAAAAATTCCCCATTCTTTACAATTTATGGATATGCTGTCAAGGCCAGGATTTGGAATGGGAATGGTTAGCGCGTGTTACTCAACAGTCCTTCCCATGATAACCGCTCCCTTGCCTTTATCTCCATCCATTTCCCTCAGCAGCTGCAggattttatttgatttctgGATCAAGAGTTCTTCCAGTCCCTCAATCGCAAGTGCCTCTCATTGACTCACAAGCATTGCCTACAAACACTGCCACATCCACTGTGCCTCCACAGTTTACCAGGGAATTGGTTACCCCATTCAACTATTCAAACCAAGGGGAGTCTAGCTCCCAAAGTATCCCAACAATTCCCAGGTTCATTTCAACCTTtccattttctaaaattttcaaatgtcATACTTTCAGTTAAAACTTTGTCATAAGTAGGTAAACAACTTCTATGCATACCCTCCTTGAGGTCATTCTCAAGTTTATCATTTATTATGGCTAGAACTTGTTCTTTTATAACACTAATATTAGAATAtcgattaaatgattaaattcatcattttttatcgtttaaacttttgagataagttaTGATATAGCAACTAATTTATCTGATATATATTCATTACGTTTAAATCTGTGTAGAAAAATGTAACCAACCTGGTTCATCACTGACTGTGCCAGCAAGTCATGTAATAAAATGATCAGACGGCTCCATCCTTCAAAGATGAAGCTGGCTGCAGCTGTTCGAGTTACTGAAAGAGTctacttttatcttttatggTCACTCGGGACTTTGTAACTTATAATTTGCATAACAGCGGGTGGTTGTGTTTGATGTTTGCAGCAGGATGATCGAAGAAATCCTTGACAGTGGCCTATGAGTTTCCAATCTCTGAACTTCTAAAATATGTA contains the following coding sequences:
- the LOC133852689 gene encoding transcription factor PIF4-like yields the protein MRRLVPDQLEFTTAANEEGDLWNPSLNDGDVSLLPDHPGDLETNPWLNTSCNSFSTGASESESFQDSFGVLPDVLDQLHPTVPLVQATSNALTEREVLDAVVEGKSSGKRRKADDLFYRGGQSKGGGVVSEEMKTEQDERPKRTRSAKTHNMSERRRRDRINGKMKALQELIPNCNKSDRASMLDKAVEYLKALKLHVQMMSTGGGALCQVPYMSPAGIQSTKIPHSLQFMDMLSRPGFGMGMVSACYSTVLPMITAPLPLSPSISLSSCRILFDFWIKSSSSPSIASASH